In the genome of Saprospira sp. CCB-QB6, one region contains:
- a CDS encoding proline dehydrogenase family protein yields the protein MQIDFNNTKIAFERYSNRRLQKMRWLFRAMSQDWLVGLGSRFGLKALNWGLPVEGLIHSTIFDLFCGGRNLPETLKAVRELKVYGVETVLDYGAEAQDTEADFDKTLQEFLKTLRFAEEQESLEIISAKVTGLAQHALLEKITTGEILSEAELAAWERSKERLRVLCQAALEKKMAIFIDAEDSWIQGAIDQLTDEMMAEFNQERVVVYNTFQLYRHDRLQFLKDSYEKALEGGYLLGAKMVRGAYMEKERERAQKMGYPSPIQPNKEATDRDYNLAVLFCVEHYERIASCVATHNQFSTAYQVELMEQQELPKRHPHLSFCQLYGMSDQLTFNLAKAGYRVAKYMPFGPIKDVIPYLIRRAQENSSVNGEMSRELQLIEQELKRRKTEGY from the coding sequence ATGCAAATAGATTTTAACAACACTAAAATCGCTTTTGAGCGGTATTCTAATCGGCGCTTACAAAAAATGCGCTGGTTGTTTCGGGCAATGAGCCAAGACTGGCTCGTTGGATTGGGCAGCCGCTTCGGCCTTAAAGCCCTAAATTGGGGCCTCCCCGTAGAAGGCCTAATCCATAGCACAATTTTCGACCTTTTCTGCGGAGGCCGCAACCTACCCGAAACCCTAAAAGCCGTTCGAGAACTAAAGGTCTATGGCGTTGAAACGGTCCTCGATTATGGGGCCGAAGCTCAAGATACTGAGGCCGATTTCGACAAAACACTACAAGAGTTTTTAAAGACGCTCCGCTTTGCCGAAGAACAAGAAAGCCTCGAAATCATTAGCGCCAAGGTTACAGGTTTGGCCCAACATGCCCTCCTCGAAAAAATTACCACTGGCGAGATTCTTTCTGAGGCGGAGCTAGCCGCTTGGGAGCGCTCAAAAGAACGTTTACGCGTCCTTTGCCAAGCTGCCCTAGAGAAAAAAATGGCCATCTTTATTGATGCGGAAGACAGCTGGATCCAAGGCGCTATCGACCAACTAACCGATGAAATGATGGCCGAATTTAACCAAGAGCGTGTGGTAGTTTATAATACCTTCCAACTCTATCGACACGACCGCCTACAATTTCTCAAGGATTCTTATGAAAAAGCCCTAGAGGGCGGTTATTTGTTGGGGGCCAAAATGGTCCGTGGCGCTTATATGGAAAAAGAACGGGAACGCGCCCAAAAAATGGGCTATCCCTCTCCCATTCAACCCAATAAGGAAGCTACCGACCGAGATTATAATCTGGCGGTTCTCTTTTGTGTAGAACATTATGAGCGCATTGCTTCTTGTGTCGCCACACATAATCAGTTTAGCACAGCCTATCAGGTGGAGTTGATGGAGCAACAAGAATTGCCCAAACGCCACCCTCATCTCAGCTTTTGCCAACTCTATGGCATGAGTGACCAACTGACCTTCAATTTGGCCAAAGCGGGTTACCGAGTAGCCAAGTACATGCCTTTTGGTCCCATCAAAGATGTGATTCCCTACTTGATTCGCCGCGCCCAAGAAAACTCTTCGGTCAATGGCGAAATGAGCCGAGAACTACAGCTGATCGAGCAAGAATTAAAACGCCGAAAAACAGAAGGCTACTAG
- the lptB gene encoding LPS export ABC transporter ATP-binding protein, translated as MKLRAENLIKQYGNRMVVKGVSLEVSQGDIVGLLGPNGAGKTTTFYMTVGFVQPKSGHVYLDDEEITDLPMYKRARKGVGYLPQEASIFRKLTVEDNIKAVLEMTKLTKKEQAHKLEELLDEFSLHKVRKSNGDTLSGGERRRTEIARALAVNPKFILLDEPFAGIDPIAVEDIQTIVWRLKQKNIGILITDHNVGETLSIIDRAYIMVDGNIFKEGGAHELANDPKVRELYLGQSFELKRKYGQV; from the coding sequence ATGAAATTAAGAGCCGAAAATCTAATTAAGCAATACGGCAACCGCATGGTGGTTAAAGGCGTATCCTTAGAAGTTTCTCAGGGCGATATTGTGGGACTTTTGGGGCCCAATGGCGCAGGAAAAACCACTACTTTTTATATGACGGTGGGCTTTGTCCAGCCCAAAAGTGGACATGTTTATCTGGATGATGAAGAAATTACAGATTTGCCCATGTATAAACGGGCCCGCAAAGGTGTGGGCTATCTGCCTCAAGAAGCCTCTATTTTTCGAAAATTGACGGTGGAAGATAATATCAAGGCGGTACTAGAAATGACCAAATTGACCAAAAAAGAGCAGGCCCATAAATTGGAAGAGCTCTTGGATGAGTTTTCTTTGCATAAGGTCCGCAAAAGCAATGGCGATACTCTTTCTGGGGGCGAGCGCCGCCGTACGGAAATTGCGCGTGCTCTAGCCGTTAATCCCAAATTTATCTTGTTGGATGAGCCTTTTGCGGGCATCGATCCCATTGCGGTGGAGGATATTCAGACCATCGTTTGGCGGCTCAAACAAAAGAATATTGGCATTTTGATTACGGACCACAATGTGGGCGAAACCCTCTCAATTATTGACCGAGCCTATATTATGGTGGATGGCAATATTTTTAAGGAAGGAGGTGCGCATGAATTGGCCAATGATCCTAAAGTTCGGGAGCTTTATTTGGGCCAAAGTTTTGAATTGAAACGGAAGTACGGACAGGTTTAG
- a CDS encoding alanine dehydrogenase: protein MQKSKISIPKELSEHILTPLAERLAVEQPQGKVTIGIPKELKFSENRIALTPSAVRTLVQMGHRIRLETGAGEKSNFSDYDYSEAGAEILADREQLFKSQVILKVAPPSLEEIELGHPGQIVISPIHLPTLTEEYIYRLKQKRITAMAMEYMKDSSGSFPFVRMMSEIAGVSAMQTAADLLSHNEDGRGVLLGGIAGVPPAKVVILGAGVVAEVATRVALGYGAEIRLFDNNIRKLMRLQSNLGHRLYTGTFSSPEMYAEIRSADVVIGAIHSETGRTPCIVGEDTVEQMKPGAVIIDVSIDQGGCFATSRLSTHEHPTFIKHEVVHYCVPNIVSRYPRTSSAAISNILVPLFSESGSTMGIEALLRTDAGFRNGVYMYKGCLTNQYMSERFSIKYTDIDLLLMTNL from the coding sequence ATGCAAAAATCCAAAATTAGCATCCCCAAGGAGTTGAGTGAGCATATTTTAACGCCTTTGGCCGAGCGCCTAGCTGTAGAGCAGCCGCAAGGAAAAGTGACCATTGGGATTCCCAAGGAATTGAAATTTTCTGAAAATCGGATTGCTTTGACGCCCTCGGCTGTGCGGACATTGGTCCAGATGGGCCACCGCATTCGCCTAGAAACTGGCGCTGGAGAAAAGTCAAACTTTTCGGATTATGATTATTCAGAAGCTGGGGCCGAAATTTTGGCCGATAGAGAGCAGCTTTTTAAGTCGCAGGTCATTCTTAAGGTGGCGCCGCCCTCTTTGGAAGAAATTGAGCTGGGACATCCTGGACAAATTGTTATTTCGCCCATCCATTTGCCTACTTTAACCGAGGAATATATTTATCGCCTGAAGCAAAAGCGCATTACGGCTATGGCCATGGAGTACATGAAAGATAGCTCTGGAAGCTTTCCTTTTGTGCGCATGATGTCAGAAATTGCGGGAGTTTCGGCTATGCAAACAGCAGCCGATTTGCTTTCTCACAATGAAGATGGCCGAGGGGTTTTGTTGGGCGGAATTGCGGGGGTTCCTCCTGCCAAGGTAGTCATTTTGGGCGCTGGCGTAGTGGCCGAGGTGGCTACTAGAGTTGCCCTAGGTTATGGGGCCGAAATTCGCCTATTTGATAATAATATCCGCAAATTGATGCGCCTCCAAAGCAATTTGGGCCATCGTTTATATACGGGCACCTTTAGCTCGCCCGAGATGTATGCCGAAATCCGATCGGCGGATGTGGTCATTGGGGCCATTCATTCAGAAACGGGCCGTACACCTTGTATTGTGGGCGAAGATACCGTGGAGCAAATGAAGCCTGGCGCTGTGATTATCGATGTGAGTATTGACCAAGGCGGCTGTTTTGCCACCTCTCGATTGAGTACGCACGAGCACCCCACTTTTATTAAGCATGAGGTGGTGCATTATTGCGTGCCCAATATCGTTTCTCGTTATCCAAGGACTAGCTCGGCGGCCATTAGCAATATTTTGGTCCCTTTATTTAGCGAATCGGGTAGCACAATGGGCATCGAGGCCCTTTTACGCACCGATGCTGGCTTTCGGAATGGCGTTTATATGTATAAAGGCTGCCTAACCAATCAGTATATGAGTGAGCGTTTCAGTATCAAGTATACCGATATTGACCTTTTGCTCATGACTAATCTCTAA
- a CDS encoding metallophosphoesterase family protein: protein MKRIGLISDTHSHLEPAVFDYFADCDEIWHAGDIGHTDLADALEEFKPFRAVYGNIDGAALRRRYPLVQDFEIEGLRVYMIHIGGYPGRYSKGVKAALQASQADLFITGHSHIVKAMPDRQLNLLHLNPGAAGRHGWHKEKTLMRFKIEAGQLSELELIELGPRGQIAPEELP from the coding sequence ATGAAACGCATAGGCCTGATTTCCGATACGCATTCTCATCTAGAACCTGCTGTCTTTGATTACTTTGCCGATTGCGACGAGATTTGGCATGCTGGCGATATTGGCCATACCGATTTAGCCGATGCCCTAGAGGAATTCAAGCCTTTTCGGGCGGTTTATGGCAATATTGATGGCGCCGCTTTGCGCCGCCGCTATCCTTTGGTACAAGATTTTGAGATAGAAGGCCTGCGAGTATACATGATTCATATTGGGGGCTATCCTGGACGCTATTCCAAGGGCGTAAAAGCAGCTCTGCAAGCTAGCCAGGCCGATTTATTTATTACGGGCCATTCGCATATTGTTAAGGCCATGCCCGACCGCCAACTTAATTTATTACATCTTAATCCAGGGGCAGCGGGCCGCCACGGCTGGCACAAAGAAAAAACACTGATGCGCTTCAAGATTGAAGCGGGCCAATTAAGTGAGTTGGAACTGATCGAACTGGGGCCTAGAGGCCAAATTGCCCCCGAAGAGCTGCCCTAG
- a CDS encoding TIGR03643 family protein, which translates to MDQISIDRIIEMAWEDRTPFEAIEFQFGLAEKEVIALMRQEMKASSFRRWRKRVQGRKSKHRQLAPADMQRFKCSRQKSISFNRKS; encoded by the coding sequence ATGGATCAAATCAGCATAGATCGGATTATTGAAATGGCTTGGGAAGATCGCACGCCCTTTGAAGCCATTGAATTTCAGTTTGGATTGGCAGAAAAAGAGGTCATTGCCTTAATGCGGCAAGAGATGAAAGCCAGTAGTTTTAGGCGTTGGCGCAAGCGGGTGCAGGGGCGTAAAAGCAAGCATCGGCAATTGGCCCCAGCAGATATGCAGCGATTTAAATGTAGTCGACAAAAGAGTATTTCCTTTAATCGGAAAAGCTAA
- the corA gene encoding magnesium/cobalt transporter CorA — translation MIDLIAYNAAQADRKELRIAELEGTLPEFIETQKWLNVNVPQDKDLGQLSLFFNLHHLTQEDICATEDLPKIEAFEEYLFLSLKMLSLNAQKKLEVEHLSFVLKKDALLSFQERPGDVFEDIRDRIFNNKGFLRKRRLDYLFTRLIDVVVDHYGFCLEDIRQEIVELEIRLLDQAIDNKGVIQEIMRLKKQLNRIRSLIWPLRELLNRIKSEGTSFFHKSSFAYLNDIQDHLQYQLSAFDNLREMLKDLMDLHNAQLSNDMNQVMKTLTIISALFIPLTFLAGIYGMNFDYMPETKWPWAYPSLLGLMLIITAFLIYFMRRRNWF, via the coding sequence ATGATCGACCTCATCGCTTATAACGCGGCGCAAGCCGACCGCAAAGAACTTCGAATTGCTGAATTAGAAGGTACTTTGCCCGAATTTATCGAAACGCAAAAATGGCTGAACGTCAATGTTCCACAAGATAAAGATTTGGGCCAACTCTCTCTTTTTTTTAACCTCCACCACCTGACCCAAGAGGATATTTGCGCCACCGAAGATTTACCAAAAATTGAAGCCTTTGAGGAGTACCTCTTTTTGAGCCTCAAAATGCTGAGCTTAAATGCACAAAAAAAACTAGAGGTCGAACACCTTTCTTTTGTCCTTAAAAAGGATGCCCTGCTCTCTTTTCAAGAACGACCCGGCGATGTTTTCGAAGATATCCGAGATCGCATTTTTAACAATAAGGGCTTTTTGAGAAAACGCCGACTAGATTATCTATTTACCCGCCTGATTGATGTGGTGGTGGACCATTATGGCTTTTGCCTAGAAGATATCCGACAAGAAATTGTAGAACTGGAAATCCGCTTGCTCGATCAAGCTATTGACAATAAAGGCGTGATTCAGGAAATTATGCGCCTCAAAAAGCAACTCAACCGCATCCGTAGCCTAATTTGGCCCCTGCGAGAGCTGCTCAACCGCATCAAATCTGAAGGGACTAGCTTTTTTCATAAGTCGAGCTTTGCCTACCTCAACGATATTCAAGACCATCTCCAATATCAACTTTCGGCCTTCGATAATTTGCGGGAAATGCTCAAGGACCTGATGGATTTGCACAATGCACAGCTGAGTAACGACATGAATCAGGTCATGAAAACCCTAACGATTATCTCGGCCCTCTTTATTCCACTCACTTTTTTGGCCGGCATTTATGGGATGAATTTCGACTATATGCCCGAAACCAAATGGCCTTGGGCTTATCCTAGTTTACTGGGCCTAATGCTGATTATTACCGCATTTTTGATCTATTTTATGCGCCGCCGAAATTGGTTTTAG
- a CDS encoding lysophospholipid acyltransferase family protein — MESPDFNRDMAKSRLSYAHETDPRIKQLLIRGIERLTGRPKIEKLYTEMKQMELTPQSIWQIALDKLEVYPHFDQAQLEKIPQDGPLVIVANHPFGVIDGLLLGLIASKIRPEFGILVNEVLCREEMFEPYFLPIDFRETKEALQTIINTRKETLERLAQGQAIAIFPSGGVATAKKPFGQAEDLEWKRFVLKLVQRSKATVVPLFFHGQNSRLFQLASQLNQNLRLSLLLHEVRNKMGRHIGISIGDPIAYETIKGQGKADQMLDFLYQETWKLKEDPLYSQFRKPKQAKKLARNLK; from the coding sequence ATGGAATCTCCAGATTTTAATCGGGATATGGCCAAATCTAGATTGAGCTATGCCCATGAAACAGACCCCCGCATAAAACAGCTTTTGATTCGGGGAATTGAGCGCCTTACAGGCCGCCCAAAAATTGAAAAGCTGTATACCGAAATGAAACAAATGGAGCTAACGCCCCAATCTATTTGGCAAATTGCCTTAGATAAATTGGAGGTTTATCCACATTTTGATCAGGCCCAATTGGAAAAAATTCCCCAAGATGGGCCTTTGGTGATTGTGGCTAATCACCCTTTTGGAGTGATTGACGGCCTGTTGTTGGGCCTAATTGCATCCAAAATTCGACCCGAATTTGGCATTTTGGTCAATGAAGTGCTTTGCCGAGAAGAAATGTTTGAGCCTTATTTTTTGCCCATTGATTTTAGAGAGACCAAAGAAGCCCTGCAGACCATTATCAATACGCGCAAAGAAACGCTGGAACGACTGGCCCAAGGCCAAGCCATTGCTATTTTCCCTTCTGGTGGTGTAGCGACGGCCAAAAAGCCTTTTGGTCAAGCTGAAGATTTGGAATGGAAGCGCTTTGTGCTTAAATTGGTCCAACGATCTAAGGCAACGGTGGTTCCCCTCTTTTTTCATGGCCAAAATAGCCGCCTTTTTCAATTGGCTAGCCAACTAAATCAAAATCTTCGCCTCAGCCTACTGCTGCATGAGGTCCGCAATAAAATGGGCCGACATATTGGAATTAGCATTGGGGACCCGATTGCCTACGAAACTATCAAGGGCCAAGGTAAGGCCGACCAAATGCTCGATTTTCTGTATCAGGAAACTTGGAAACTGAAGGAAGATCCTCTTTACAGCCAATTTAGAAAGCCTAAACAAGCAAAGAAATTGGCCCGCAACTTAAAGTAA
- the crcB gene encoding fluoride efflux transporter CrcB has product MHYLWIFLGGGLGSMARFALSQYLPPAQGWPWGTLAANLAACFLLGLLGAYFEQKGGPMAYKLLLATGFCGGFSTFSTFGQELFQLLRAQAHAMALGYLLASVILGILAMALGYYSLANRGF; this is encoded by the coding sequence ATGCACTATCTATGGATTTTTCTGGGAGGAGGTTTGGGCAGTATGGCCCGCTTTGCCCTCAGTCAATATTTACCTCCTGCTCAGGGCTGGCCTTGGGGAACCTTAGCGGCTAATTTGGCCGCTTGTTTTTTATTGGGCCTGCTTGGAGCTTACTTTGAACAAAAAGGTGGTCCAATGGCCTACAAATTACTTTTGGCTACGGGCTTTTGTGGAGGCTTCAGCACCTTTTCAACCTTTGGACAGGAGTTATTTCAGCTATTGCGGGCCCAAGCCCATGCCATGGCCTTAGGTTATTTATTGGCTAGTGTAATTCTAGGCATTTTGGCCATGGCTTTAGGCTATTATAGTTTGGCTAACCGAGGCTTTTAG
- a CDS encoding GNAT family N-acetyltransferase has protein sequence MLSFQLKAFAELSLQEFYAIAQLRQAVFVVEQNCPYLDLDGKDQLGYHLLGLDAQGELQAYARILAAGSSYPQDASIGRVISSAKIRGKGQGPALMQAAISACQKLYPKQAIRISAQSHLVHFYARLGFQSTGKEYLEDDIPHTEMLLEY, from the coding sequence ATGCTGAGTTTTCAACTTAAAGCATTCGCAGAACTAAGTCTGCAAGAGTTTTATGCTATAGCCCAATTGCGTCAAGCCGTTTTTGTGGTAGAACAAAATTGTCCCTACCTCGATCTTGATGGCAAAGACCAATTGGGCTATCATCTCCTTGGCCTAGATGCCCAAGGCGAACTGCAAGCCTATGCCCGCATCTTAGCCGCAGGCAGCTCTTATCCCCAAGATGCCTCGATTGGCCGAGTGATTAGTAGCGCCAAAATTCGTGGAAAAGGTCAAGGGCCTGCCCTGATGCAAGCCGCTATTTCCGCCTGCCAAAAATTATATCCCAAACAAGCCATTCGGATTTCGGCCCAAAGCCATTTGGTCCATTTTTATGCCCGCCTAGGCTTTCAATCTACAGGCAAAGAATACCTAGAAGACGATATTCCACATACTGAAATGCTGCTGGAATATTAA
- the rsmG gene encoding 16S rRNA (guanine(527)-N(7))-methyltransferase RsmG produces the protein MERIQHYFPNLSAQQIEQFAQLDALYREWNAQINVISRKDIDNLYIHHVLHSLALDKVMPLKAGAQVLDLGCGGGFPGIPLAILYPETNFMLVDSIAKKIKVVTEVSQALGLKNVKAEAGRVEKLKQRFDFVVTRAVAKAPKLASWTRKLVKAKGNHSFPNGIWAYKGLTNMEEELNSLGPDYYGEIFPMKDFFEEEFFETKCLAYIQAP, from the coding sequence ATGGAACGCATACAACATTATTTTCCAAATCTCAGCGCTCAACAAATTGAGCAATTTGCCCAATTAGACGCTTTGTATAGAGAGTGGAACGCCCAAATCAATGTCATTTCCAGAAAGGATATTGACAATCTTTATATTCATCATGTTTTGCATAGCTTGGCCCTCGATAAGGTGATGCCCTTAAAAGCTGGGGCTCAGGTTTTGGACCTTGGCTGTGGTGGCGGATTCCCAGGTATTCCCTTGGCTATCTTGTATCCAGAAACCAATTTTATGTTGGTGGACTCTATTGCCAAAAAAATTAAGGTGGTAACCGAAGTAAGCCAAGCCCTTGGCCTTAAAAATGTAAAAGCAGAAGCTGGCCGTGTCGAAAAATTGAAGCAACGCTTCGATTTTGTAGTGACTAGAGCCGTGGCCAAAGCGCCTAAATTGGCCAGTTGGACCCGCAAATTGGTCAAGGCTAAAGGCAATCATTCTTTCCCTAACGGCATTTGGGCCTATAAAGGCCTCACGAATATGGAGGAAGAACTCAATAGCCTCGGTCCTGATTATTATGGGGAGATTTTTCCGATGAAGGATTTCTTTGAGGAGGAGTTTTTTGAAACCAAGTGTTTAGCCTACATTCAAGCGCCCTAA
- a CDS encoding copper resistance protein NlpE N-terminal domain-containing protein, whose protein sequence is MKYYLPLLLFCLSFVACKNQKDIADNSQNALDWAGQYQGNLPCADCPGIRTALELKEDGSYTLRYRYEDRSDSVYTENGKFKWGKKGQQITLEGKEKPNQYRVEEGALRQLDLKGNIVEGELAERFLLKRPEESPLNKYWKLVELNGQAIKTTEGARREMHFILKANGQLQAHGGCNSVSGNYKLQEEQKRIQFTGLMSTKMACPNLGKEQEFLKVLGSVDNYSISGDKLSLQKARMAPQARFEAVYFY, encoded by the coding sequence ATGAAGTATTACCTCCCTTTATTGCTATTTTGCTTGAGCTTTGTGGCCTGCAAAAATCAAAAAGATATTGCCGATAATAGCCAAAATGCCCTCGATTGGGCAGGCCAATATCAAGGTAATTTGCCCTGTGCAGATTGTCCAGGCATTCGGACTGCCTTGGAGTTAAAGGAGGATGGAAGCTATACCCTCCGCTATCGCTACGAAGATCGTTCTGACTCAGTTTATACTGAGAATGGAAAATTTAAGTGGGGAAAAAAAGGCCAGCAAATTACTTTGGAAGGCAAAGAAAAACCTAACCAATATAGAGTAGAAGAAGGAGCCTTGCGCCAATTGGATCTTAAAGGAAATATAGTTGAGGGAGAGCTGGCGGAGCGTTTTCTACTCAAACGCCCAGAAGAAAGTCCACTAAATAAATATTGGAAGCTGGTTGAGCTCAATGGCCAAGCTATAAAGACTACTGAAGGTGCCCGCAGAGAAATGCACTTTATCCTAAAAGCCAATGGCCAACTCCAAGCACATGGCGGCTGTAATAGTGTTTCAGGCAATTACAAATTGCAAGAAGAACAAAAACGCATTCAGTTCACAGGCCTAATGAGTACCAAAATGGCCTGCCCCAATTTGGGCAAGGAACAAGAGTTTCTTAAAGTTCTTGGCAGTGTAGATAATTACAGTATTTCTGGAGACAAACTCAGTCTGCAAAAGGCTCGAATGGCTCCTCAAGCCCGTTTTGAAGCAGTTTATTTTTATTAA